The genomic interval ttaatctgtttgtgtacaattttataaaagtgattttttaaacTACATAATTACTATAAAAGGCATGACTTTTTATAGATACATTAATCTCTCTTTTTCGATGTCATAtctatacttatttattttatctattattCTCCTCTCTCTCGCTATAAGTTTAATATATTTCTTAGacacatttcaaaattaattaatatatcttaagtactaaaaataaataaataaaacacacgCACAAAAAACCATATcgacatataaataatataaaaataaaacgattcaaataaaagaaatataaactaataaaaaagaaCAATTGAGATAAATTGATGTACATAACTTAAGAAAGAGAAGGAAGTTACTTGATAAAAATCTAGTAAAAATTGAAAGATAATGATTTTGTATTTTCCAAAAAAAGTAAGGGTAGTTACATTATTTTATCTCATTCATGAGTTAAGTTGTGTGTTTTTAAAACTCGTGGTATTTTCTCTCTCATCTATCGCATAAGTTGACGTGaaaaaactactatttttaGCTTTTCATTATtagtcaaaatttaattttcaaaaaaaatctaaaataaacatagttaaaacactaaaaaaaagtaatttttaatttaaaaaaatctgaaaaaatacCCCCAAAATCGATTATATCTGAAATCAGGAAATCAAGTATGCACCGTCACTGGTAGCAGTTGTAGTTGTAGTTGTACGGTGGTACTTTTATGTTCGCAGGGAAGTGATGAGGTAAAACAAGAAAGAAAAGAGGATAGAACCTCTGCCACTGGTTCAAATCATAAAGATGATGGATTCTCTTAACCGACCAACCTTCCAAGCTCTCATACTTGCTACTACCCCCACTCATTTTCCCTCGTCTTTCCTCTTCCCTTCTTCAACTTACACTTTCCCATTGCCACGTTGCATCAAAGCTCTCTCCACCACCTCTACCGCCACCCTACAATCTTCTAAACTCTCCCACGACTACCCTGCCAAACCTCAATGGAAAGCCTCTATCGACTTCAAGTCGATTAAGGATAACAAAGATGCTGTTGCTGCCAACATAAGGAACCGCAAATCTCATGCTAATTTGGAACTCGTCCTCCACCTGTATGATCAAATGTTTCATCTTCAGAAGGTTatgtttctctcttttttctcttcCTCCTCTTCAATTATCCATTCCCGTTTCATTTTAATGCTTAAATTGCCAGAATTAGTTGTGTTGTTTCTCAAGATTTTATTCAATGCTTATTTCTTCATCTATGAAtgttcaattttatattaaataaaatcaactgCCAATTAAATGCTTGATGAGTTTTGTAGTATTAATGTAATAATTCCCCCCCaaaaaattgttcttttaatttaaatggtCACCTGAATTGTGTGGTACCCATAAATGAATgttcaaatttatattaaatgtttGATAATCAACCACCACTTATATGGTTGATGGATATCATATCCTCCATACAGCATTAGGTATTGGAGTTGTAATGTAATGTAATAATATCCAAAATTCTTTGTTCTTTTAATGGCTTAGCTAATTTGTTTCTTACAGATAGCAGGAAGTTGAGAGGCTTCGTGGAGACAGAAATGCAGTGGCCAACAAGATGAAAGGAAAATTAGAACCGTCTGAACGCCAAACACTAATTGAACAAGGTGATTGCTCTTGCCGTAAATTTTCACCCAAATGGCTTTCCTTCCCCTGTGTGTGTGCTTGCCCGCTCTCGCGTTTTTTAGGTAAATTCCTTGAAACTGTCACATTATGAATTCAGGGAAGAATTTGAAGGAGGGACTTATTGCTTTAGAAGAAGACTTGGTGAAGCTTAATGATGAGCTTCAACGGGAGGCACAGTGTATACCAAACATGACTCATCCAGATGTTCCAATAGGAGGGGAGGATTGTTCCACAATAAGGAAGAtggtattttcaattattacaaTTCATTTTTTCCTTCTCCAGTGAAATGATTTGTTGGGCTTGTTCAGGAACCAAAGTTCTTTGCCTCaaatgttaataatatattGCGTCACATTTTAGGTTGGAAGCCCCCCCAACTTTAGCTTTCCTGTCAAGGATCATCTACAACTAGGAAAGGAACTTGATCTTTTTGATTTTGATGCAGCTGCAGAGGTATACtgtaattaattaacttaatgCAGTAAATCATTGTTTATTTGAAGCTTGGCTATTGTTAGTTTCATTTTGAGGTGTAGGTTAATGTTTTATGGCAACAAGCCAACAAGTAAAGGTGAAATGATGCATTGTCAACATGAATCGATTTTGGAATTTACTTATTTGGTACTCTTATTATTTTCTAGATAATGAAGAGGTGCCTTGGATGTAGCATCTTACATGAAATATTTCAGTGATTTTTTTGTACAAGATATTAGATTGAATAAGCCTTGAACTTTTTATCATTAAATGCTTCATTTTTAGGAGTGTTCTTGTGAATGATGTTGTTGGAACTTGGAAGACTGTATTCTAAGTGCTAACTTGATTTTAACTTATtccttaatttttattataaatattgtgcTGCAGTTTTGATCTTCAAAAGAGATAACGTAATTGACTTTGACTTCAGTAGTTCTGTCTCATGCGTATAACATGCTGCTTCACAGGTCAGTGGTTCAAAGTTCTACTACCTGAAAAATGAAGCAGTTCTGTTAGAGATGGCTCTTCTCAATTGGACACTGTCAGAAGTAATGAAAAGAGGCTTTACTCCACTAACAACACCTGAAATTGTACGGTCCTCTGTTGTTGAGAAGTGTGGGTTTCAACCTCGTGCGAACAATACCCAGGTTTGTGTTTGTATGTATTTCTTAGTCACTTATTTCTTTCAGACcatgaaatatttaaactatTCTTAGGCTTTATCATAGCATGATCATGTCTTCGCAACCATTTTCATAGAGACAATATACCTGCTGTCAGAAGTATATGCCTCCCTTTATATATTGCgagtagagctgtcaatttgacaagccccCTAATTATTGGCCCCAACTCACATGTTGGAGGGgaaaaaaattttataattcaaaagGCCCCAAAAAAGAAAgccccctaaaattttgtgggcctataggcccacgttttaaaaaaaaaatcgatttttttaaaaaaatattttgacaaatttttttttttcgagaaaaaaatcgatttttttttattctcgaaaaaaaaaatttcgagaatttttttacttatttttctcacaaaattttttgagaaaaaaaatattttttaactttttttgatatttttcgaaaaaaataaatttcgaaaTGGGccgagattttaaaaaaattattttaattggaGGCCTAATATTAaggatttaataaaaaaaaaattaaggggcCTAGCAGTTGGGAGCTTTTTTGACGGCTCTAATTGCGAGACATAAGACCTACAAATTGGTTGGTCTTGTAATGGTAATCATAGTGTGGCCCAACCTTAGATTTTCCCCAAAACTACTTCTGTTGCATGTTTTTA from Cicer arietinum cultivar CDC Frontier isolate Library 1 chromosome 5, Cicar.CDCFrontier_v2.0, whole genome shotgun sequence carries:
- the LOC101498508 gene encoding serine--tRNA ligase, chloroplastic/mitochondrial isoform X1, whose translation is MMDSLNRPTFQALILATTPTHFPSSFLFPSSTYTFPLPRCIKALSTTSTATLQSSKLSHDYPAKPQWKASIDFKSIKDNKDAVAANIRNRKSHANLELVLHLYDQMFHLQKEVERLRGDRNAVANKMKGKLEPSERQTLIEQGKNLKEGLIALEEDLVKLNDELQREAQCIPNMTHPDVPIGGEDCSTIRKMVGSPPNFSFPVKDHLQLGKELDLFDFDAAAEVSGSKFYYLKNEAVLLEMALLNWTLSEVMKRGFTPLTTPEIVRSSVVEKCGFQPRANNTQVYSIDDSDQCLIGTAEIPVGGLHMDSILADSMLPLKYAAFSHCFRTEAGAAGTATRGLYRVHQFSKVEMFIFCRPEESEYYHQELIKIEEDIFSSLGLHFKTLDMASEDLGAPAYRKFDVEAWMPGLERFGEISSASNCTDYQSRRLGIRYRPSEAPVVGVKKSKAPPQFVHTLNATACAVPRMIICLLENYQQEDGSILIPEPLRPFMGGLNIITRKS